From a single Paraburkholderia edwinii genomic region:
- a CDS encoding MlaC/ttg2D family ABC transporter substrate-binding protein: MKKLFLIAVFATSFVFSGSAFAQIDDKSDPQTLIKTVTQQVLDEVRQQSIDPSDIPRIMDIVNRDILPYIDFRYTTQLAIGRYWRTATPEQQKTLVHQFQMLLIHLYAGALAQLKPDQKMEYPPMRMSPSDTDTVVRTIAVTNAQPVEIDYRLHKTPEGWRVYDLNVVGAWLVQTYRQQFGEKIAQSGIDGLIQFLTERNEQLASGKQQQ; this comes from the coding sequence ATGAAAAAACTCTTCCTGATCGCTGTGTTTGCCACGTCGTTTGTCTTTTCCGGCAGCGCGTTCGCGCAGATCGACGACAAATCCGACCCGCAAACGCTGATCAAGACCGTCACGCAACAGGTGCTTGACGAAGTGCGCCAGCAGTCGATCGACCCGAGCGACATCCCGCGCATCATGGATATCGTGAACCGGGACATCCTGCCGTATATCGATTTCCGCTACACCACGCAACTTGCGATCGGCCGCTACTGGCGCACCGCAACGCCCGAGCAGCAGAAAACGCTCGTGCATCAGTTCCAGATGCTGCTGATTCACCTGTATGCAGGCGCGCTCGCACAATTGAAGCCCGACCAGAAAATGGAGTATCCGCCAATGCGGATGTCGCCGAGCGATACGGACACGGTAGTGCGCACCATTGCGGTGACGAACGCGCAACCGGTCGAAATCGACTACCGGCTGCACAAGACGCCGGAAGGCTGGCGTGTCTACGATCTGAATGTGGTCGGCGCGTGGCTCGTGCAGACGTATCGGCAGCAGTTCGGTGAGAAGATCGCGCAAAGCGGCATTGACGGGCTTATTCAGTTCCTGACCGAGCGCAACGAACAGCTCGCTTCGGGCAAACAGCAGCAGTGA